The genomic segment TCGCTTCGCCTTTGCCAAGGGACGCTACTGTACCTTTATTGCTGAACGCGAATGCTTTAAGCGGCTGGTTGCGAATCGAAGCAACCAAATTATGTGCGCACACGACGCCCTGCTGCATCGCAATTTGCGCAGTTGGCGGATATGGACGGCCTTCCGGATTAAACATGAGAGAGTTGTCGCCCAAAATGTAAATATTTTCATGACCTGGCGCGCGCAGCTGGTCGTCGATTTTCACGCGTCCGCGCATCGTTTCAAAGCCTGCATCCTCAATCAAGCGATTGCCGCGGATGCCGCCCGTCCAAATAACCGTTGCCGACTTGATCTCTTCCCCTTCGCCAACAACGACGCCTTCTGCCGTGCACTCTTTAATCGCTGTGCCAATTCGGAACGTAACGTTTTTCTTCGTCAGCACATTCATCGCATATTCGACAAGCTCAGGATCAAAGCCTGGCAGCGCCGTTGGAGCCGCTTCAATATTGTAGATTTTCACAAGCGCCGGGTCCACATCGAACTGCTTGCACAGCTCAGGAATGCGGTCGGACAGCTCGCCGACGAACTCAATGCCGGTAAAGCCTGCTCCGCCTACAATAAACGTCAAATAATCGGTGCGATGCGGCTCGCGCTTGAAGCGGGCAAATTGATATTCAATATGCTCGCGAATAAGGCGGACCGAGTTAATGCTGCGAATGTTCATCGCATGCTCGCCAAGACCAGGAATGCCGAACGTTTCCGGCTCTCCGCCCAGCCCCACAACCAAATAATCGTAAGACAGCGTACCGTCTTCCAAAATGACCTTTTTGTCCTGCGGGCGAATTTGTACAACAGTCGATTTCACAAAATCAATTTTAAATTCATCAATCAGCTTCGAGATGCTGACACGGGCATTTTCAGGATTATCGGTTCCTGCCGCCGGCATATGCAAATGTGTGGTAATGTAATGATAGTCATGCTTGTTTACCAATGTAACATCTGCTTCGTTGTAGTTAAGCTCCTTCTGCAAACGCAACGCCGTCAGTACTCCGCCGTATCCCGCACCCAGAATAACAATCTTAGGTATGTTGCTCATCGTATGATCCCTTCCATTCCTATGCGTTTAATTATATTGTGAAAAATTACACAAACCTCTTTCTACATTTATGATCTATGAGGATTAAATGTGCAACTTAGTCTCCCTTTAATTAGCCAATTTCCAGCTGTACCA from the Paenibacillus sp. BIHB 4019 genome contains:
- a CDS encoding NAD(P)/FAD-dependent oxidoreductase, whose translation is MSNIPKIVILGAGYGGVLTALRLQKELNYNEADVTLVNKHDYHYITTHLHMPAAGTDNPENARVSISKLIDEFKIDFVKSTVVQIRPQDKKVILEDGTLSYDYLVVGLGGEPETFGIPGLGEHAMNIRSINSVRLIREHIEYQFARFKREPHRTDYLTFIVGGAGFTGIEFVGELSDRIPELCKQFDVDPALVKIYNIEAAPTALPGFDPELVEYAMNVLTKKNVTFRIGTAIKECTAEGVVVGEGEEIKSATVIWTGGIRGNRLIEDAGFETMRGRVKIDDQLRAPGHENIYILGDNSLMFNPEGRPYPPTAQIAMQQGVVCAHNLVASIRNQPLKAFAFSNKGTVASLGKGEAIGLAFGKKYKGRVAAWLKKMIDLRYLFIIGGIPLVLRKGKFF